DNA sequence from the Cucurbita pepo subsp. pepo cultivar mu-cu-16 chromosome LG06, ASM280686v2, whole genome shotgun sequence genome:
GAAAAGTAAATCTAAATCATGTCACAATTATATCTCATTCATGATACAACAAGTTCGTACTTCGAATCTACAAAGAGCTGCGTGCCTAAGTCCTTGATTCacaagaaaatgatattacacaagaaaatgatattacaAAGGTTTGAACACGAAATCTTTTCATATGATAGCTGTGATAAATAATCTATCAATACTTCAAGAGCGACTTCATCCTGTTCTTTACAACAATATACGAAGCATACCTTTTCATGACCTCACTCTATTCTTCCATATTTATCAAACGAACTCCACACTTTTTTAGTTCGACATTTGGGATAACCGTTTGATTGTGATTAATGTGGAGCAAGAATCGAAACTCAATGTGGTCTAACTTCTTCATCAGAGTTGTAGTTTGAGGCAAGACGGACATCCAAATGTGGTCTGACTTCTTCATCCCTGAAACATTGAATGTACTAACAATAATATCTTCATTGTTTAAATTTGGGTCGTTACGGTCTTTTTCAGTCACATATGCAATAATGACGAAAGGAACATCGGTGATGTCGTTTTTGTTGCTCGGTCCACAAACAACGCAGAGCACAAAGCGACCCATGTCAGCGCTCGGCGCGCCATGATCCCACTCGACGCATATCGAAGAACCCTTTTTTATCATCGTGAACCAATCTGGAATCTCGCTCCCGGGAACCATGATGTTGAAGTGTCCTATTTTGAAGAGCATCTTCTGCATCCAAGAAATGATGAATTTATGGAGCCATTTGTTGTCAGCCCATTGGTAGCAATTCATAAGATTCACTTCTATCATGAAATGTGAATGgtaaacttttgaaatgtcTAGAAAATCTTTCAACAAAATGCAGCCCTTTGACATCAACCTTGAGATCCTTGGTGGTAGCTCTGGGAAATGAAGAAGCTTTTCGCACTCGTTTATGtccaatatttttaacttacGGAGTCGAGAAATGCTCGTAGGAAGACGAGAGAAGTTATTGCCAGACAAATTCAGATATAACAACGACACCAAACACTCAATCCCTTCTGGGACTTCCTCAAGCTTGCAATCACTCAAATTTAGGCTTGTAAGAGAGTACAAACCAGCCAGTGATGGGATCCCAAAAATGCCACTCCTTGGAGCTTTCCATAACCAAAGAAAAATCTTTCTAAAGATATTGTCTCCGTCGtcccttcttcttcgtctGATTCCTTTCACGTCGAGCTCTGCCGTTTCGACGTCGCCCCgctttcgttttcttttttcgagCTTCGAACATCCCGAAAGATTTAAGCTTTTGAGAGATGTGATCTTATCCAATACGTTTGAAATGTTGATAAGATTTTTGCAGTTGGTTAAACTCAACACTATTAGGCGATCCAAGCTTGCTATGGATGAAGGTAGGCTTGATATGGAGGTTCTATCTAAATGGAGTTCCAGTAATATATCTGTGTTGCCTGAAAATTCTGGGAtctttttgagttttgaacACCCagagagaattaaaatttcaagagcTTTGACGTTAATTTTGGTTGGAAAATTGGTTAGATTGATGCAATCTTTCAAACTCAAAAATGTGAGTTCTTTTGCAGTGAAAATTGATGGATGAATGTTGACCAAATTTGTGCAACCTTCAAGCTCCAATCTTGTGAGATTTGGAATAGTTTCAAAGTTGGGAGTTTTGGACAACTTCTGAGAATGGTTGAGTTTGATATACTTCAGCTTCTCGAAATGCTGTCAAAGAGTAAAGATTGATATCAATTTAAcacaaaaacaacttttaTGGGTACACATATAATATGAGATTGCTACCTTTTCTCCATGCCAAAATTGCTTCAAATTGCTGTGGCACATGTGAAGCTTAATAAGCTTATATTCTTCAGAATTCAATACCAAAATCTCCATGGGATATCCTTTCCacttcaaatatctcaactcACTTGGAATGCAATAATCCAACTCATTTTTCAGCCTCACATTCTGAAAATTAAGCAGCCTTAGTTGGTGCATTCTTGAGAACGAAATTGGAAACTCCACAACGTTCTTTGTCGACTTGAATAATATGCTTTCGACCGATGCTTCTCTAACCTGAATTCATATCACACCAAATCAAGttaatgatttttcaatgtttttaagaatttagaaAGTCACTCCAAACAGAACGACAATATATCTTACCATGCTTTTAATATCCTTCTGACGCCATAATCGATCTTGAATAGGTTTATGACGAACAATTTTTCGACCCATTTCTTGCAATAAATCATGCATCCTCAATTCATTGTCACAAGAGAGAGttaagagagatttttgaatgAGACGATCAACCCTTGTTTTGGCATGAAAACCACAATCATGTAGAATCTCTTCTACAAGCTCTTTTCTCTTCCCCTTGAAGAAGCAAGCAACATCTAGAAATATCTCTTTCTCCCACTCATCTAACCCATCATAGCTTACTTTAAGACACTTAAAAACTTTGTCATGAATATTCCCACCCCCTTCAAGCTCTTCTATCACATACTTCCAAACCCtcaaatctttgtttcttaGAGATGATCCCAATAATTTGAGTGCAAGAGGGTGGCCTCCCACTATCTTGACAATGTTCTTGGAGAGTTCTAAGCAATCTTCTTTTGCACAAGCACTCAAATTAAGGAGTTGAAGGGCTTCCTCGGTTGTAAGttcttccattttaaaaattcttttcACTTCCAACTCGTTGGAAAGTAAATTTGCGTTTCTTGTTGTGATAATGATTCTACTGCCATTTCCAAAAGAGTCTTTGTTTGGAATCAATCCCGTGATTTGGTCTGAACAATTCACATTATCTAGGACAAGAAGAATCTTTTTTCGTAAAATCGCTTGATTTATCATAGCAATTCCTTCGTCAACATCCCATATGTCGttgtttttaattgaaaacatCCTTGAAAGGAGTTGGCTTTGTAAATATGGAAGACCAGAggtttcaaatttctcttgAACATTAGAGACGAAGCAATGAGCTTCGAATTTGTCACAAATTCGCTCGTAACAAACCCTAGCTATTGTTGTCTTACCAATGCCACCCATTCCATGAATTCCTACCCATATCACATCCTCATCGGAGTTAGGAttcaaaagagaagaaagtttgGTTAGTTTAGGATTGATTCCAACTAATTGGTGTTCTTGAGTGACTTTCAAAGTTGGCTTGATTCTATTCCATAGGATGGTTGTAATTTCTTCTATAACTTTTGATTCA
Encoded proteins:
- the LOC111796790 gene encoding TMV resistance protein N-like, yielding MMLSSSSSSGSNGQWKYNVFLSFRGEDTRGGFTDHLYKALTQKGISTFRDEDEIEEGTDISSDLSAAIEASRIALVVVSENYGSSRWCLEELDKIFECHQRLGMLVLPIFYKVDPSHVRNQTGAFAEAFAKHELRFGEHNPNIQKWRHLLTHLANLKAWLSQPWTHESKVIEEITTILWNRIKPTLKVTQEHQLVGINPKLTKLSSLLNPNSDEDVIWVGIHGMGGIGKTTIARVCYERICDKFEAHCFVSNVQEKFETSGLPYLQSQLLSRMFSIKNNDIWDVDEGIAMINQAILRKKILLVLDNVNCSDQITGLIPNKDSFGNGSRIIITTRNANLLSNELEVKRIFKMEELTTEEALQLLNLSACAKEDCLELSKNIVKIVGGHPLALKLLGSSLRNKDLRVWKYVIEELEGGGNIHDKVFKCLKVSYDGLDEWEKEIFLDVACFFKGKRKELVEEILHDCGFHAKTRVDRLIQKSLLTLSCDNELRMHDLLQEMGRKIVRHKPIQDRLWRQKDIKSMVREASVESILFKSTKNVVEFPISFSRMHQLRLLNFQNVRLKNELDYCIPSELRYLKWKGYPMEILVLNSEEYKLIKLHMCHSNLKQFWHGEKHFEKLKYIKLNHSQKLSKTPNFETIPNLTRLELEGCTNLVNIHPSIFTAKELTFLSLKDCINLTNFPTKINVKALEILILSGCSKLKKIPEFSGNTDILLELHLDRTSISSLPSSIASLDRLIVLSLTNCKNLINISNVLDKITSLKSLNLSGCSKLEKRKRKRGDVETAELDVKGIRRRRRDDGDNIFRKIFLWLWKAPRSGIFGIPSLAGLYSLTSLNLSDCKLEEVPEGIECLVSLLYLNLSGNNFSRLPTSISRLRKLKILDINECEKLLHFPELPPRISRLMSKGCILLKDFLDISKVYHSHFMIEVNLMNCYQWADNKWLHKFIISWMQKMLFKIGHFNIMVPGSEIPDWFTMIKKGSSICVEWDHGAPSADMGRFVLCVVCGPSNKNDITDVPFVIIAYVTEKDRNDPNLNNEDIIVSTFNVSGMKKSDHIWMSVLPQTTTLMKKLDHIEFRFLLHINHNQTVQGVWDTIKHGDVEELEDRMTLVAIYQEVPKDVIVNEPSRATPFCLVLLGIVLVNLIPSTAQNALNSHLSYSPSSDLRYLIFKPV